Genomic DNA from Hordeum vulgare subsp. vulgare chromosome 2H, MorexV3_pseudomolecules_assembly, whole genome shotgun sequence:
GAGCACCTTTAGCAATAAGATTAATGATATGGCAAGCACAACGTTGATGCATTAAAAAGGATGCAACATATATGGAGAATATAGGAGCCAGGGTATTCATTACTGAAGTGCTTGCTGAAGCATTATCCAAAGTTATCGAGGAAACATTGTTGGCAAGATTGAAACCATTCACAactttgagtatagtttcaacaaTGTTTACAACACTATGTGATACATCAATTAATTCAAATCCCACGACTCTTTTTTGTAGATGCCAAAGTTACTTAACATAATGAACTACCACAATAATGTAGTCTTGATTTGCCCTACCACTCCAGATAGCAGATGTTAATGACACTGAAAAAGTGCATGTAGAAAATTCTTCTTTTATTTGCACTTTAGTAGTTAGGTAGGAATTTTTAATATCCCTACTTGTAGTTTGTCTCGAAAATGATCTATAATTAGGATTATGACAAGTTTGAATATATTGTACGAAACCCCCAGATTCACCATGCCTAGTGGTAGATCATTAGAAGCAATAAGATGACATAGACCTTCTCTCTGGACATTAGCATCGTATGTGAAATTATCTACCGTACCATCAGGGTTGAACTTGAGTTCAGTTTGCACTGCTGCTATCGAGCTTGATCTCGTCTCTACTTCCTTCCTGACGTGGGAATGCACGTGTCTCTTCAGGTGGACGGTTCATGCCTTGGCTTCTCCGATATATAATTTTCCGCTGCACCTTGCCTTCACCTCCTAGACACTAGCCAACGCGGATATTTCTTCACCGAAACGATCCCACACCGCGGAGGTTCTACGACGAACTTTTCCTTGACCCCATGGTGGTGGAGGAACCGGTCACACTACTAGAATGTGTACGAGCTTCGGTTTCGGTAGTTGGATCGGTATGGGGTTCGAGAGTGGGATGATCGATATATGCATGTTGCTCGGGTGGAGGATTGGAAGAAGAGGGTAGAGGCTATAATCCATATCCCCACGACAGAAATTGGAGAGGGTGAATCTAAGATCATTATTCTTATCCATCTTTGAGTGTGAGAAGTATGTGGGGTAGGCAGCCCTATTTACGACAAAAAATTGTCATTTTTGGAAAAATTTCTCCCTCCAGCGATAAAAAATTCAAACACAGGGATTTTttcaaacaaaccaaaccctaaTCCCTACCAAACCCCACCCCACCTGGTCCCAACGGATCTCTCCCAGGCTCCTAGCTCCGCTCCCCGCTGGGGCCCACTCCCGTGCAGGGCGCAATGGTCGACCGCACGCGCCAGACCGCCAGACCCCCGCTCCCCCATCGATCGAGGCGAGGCGAGCCAACCGTGTCATGCCACGCGCCGTGTCGTGCCACCTGCGGGCACGTGAGTTGGTGTGGCGTGTCGGGCTAGCCCGCGTGCTGAAATGGCCCAAAGCGTGTTGCGTGGCTGGCAAGACACAATTAGCCCATGCCGGGTCTGGCCCATCGCGTGCCGTCTCGTCGTGCTCGTGTGCCGGTCCGCCAAACATGGCCCGTTTGGCCAGTTTTGAAACCCACATCTTATATTTTATAACAATGTGACTCTACATATATTACTCCAAAGACACGACTGTGAGTCTCTGACACGTTAGCATAAACTCCTTCCCCTAAGAACATTTCTACAACCATCTAAATGGTACTTTCTGTGTAAACTAATTTAAGACCGCTTAGATCACTCATCCCATGTCAAAAAATGGTTAAGACCGGAATCGTTATCGCTTCTAAAAGGAGAGAAGTACATAATGACAGCTCATGTCAATAAGCTACTAGTAAATATacttccttcgttcctaaatataaaaccttttagagattgcactataaactacatacggatgtatatagatatattttagagtatacattcactcattttgcttcgtatgtagtctcctagtgaaatatttaaaatgtcttatattttggaacggagggagtagctttcAACATCCCATAATTAATGGCTCAAGTGCATCATGTTTTTAGATCATGGCAAGTGCAACTTTGTGTAGAAGTATGGTgacaaaaaaaatacaaaagaaaagatatgtgaAGTGACTAAACATATACGGAGTAAACGGCAAACTTGTATCAATCTTCGCATaatgaaaaaaaaaacatttttatggcttttaaggaaacatttttaggtGCAACAATGGAAACACCCCCACTCAGGCCTAGTTTGGCAGGCCGGGCCGGGCCAGGACAGAAATTTCAGATATCATCCTTTCCGGGTACACCGGGACCGGGTTGCCCCGGGCCAGCCCGCCCCGATCCGACATTACGTCCCGATTGAGCCCTCGAGGGACGCGCGGCTTATTTTCCTGCGACCGACGCGCCGCAGCCGCCTCCAGGACGCCGGCGTGCCCTTCTTCCCCCGTGCCTTCTCCCCGGAGGTATtttctcccctcccctcccctcccttcccccaGCCGTTTCTCGCCACCGTCCCGCCATGGATGCCACCACAGATCCAGGCGCCGGCGCGTTGGTCGGCTTCGACGCCGCCCTGGCGTACGCACCGCAACCGCCGAGCTCCGCCACGCCTTTTCTTTTGCGCGGCCGTGTGTTGCGGCGGCGCCCTGGCGTACGCACTGGAATCCTTTCACGACGACTGTTTCCTCAGCTGCGCTTGGTTCCcaaatttcatttttttactaGGGATCGGCAACCATGAGAACTTACTGACTGTTCCTAATAGTTTCACCCTTCTTTTCTGCCAAGCCCTCTCCCATCCTACAGTCCAATTCCATCAGCAGTGGTACTGCATTACAAAGAGCAGATACCAACACTGAAAATTACCGAACATCAGTTGAAAGGAATTCCTTGTTTGGCTGTTCGATAGCTGCTACGCTTGCATCATCAGTTACCTTTCCAGTATCTCATACACTCTGAACTAGTGAAGACTATGCCCCCTGTGAAGACCATGTTCAGCACACTGTTTTACCATCCTCCTGCAAGAACAAGTGCTACTGCCGTAAATAGGAACAGCGCAGCTGCACCTGGAGACTTAATGTAGAGACGACACCATGTTTGCACTGTTTTACTCTGTATTTTCGTGTGAAATAAGATATGTATTCAGAATTCTGTTTCTCTTATACCATGGTCCATGGATGCTGGAGCTTGCCATGGAAGCACTCATAGCATAATTTTTTACAGGCTAATATTCATCTTGAGCCCCTCAAACACTAACTTCTGAATTCTTGGGTGTATGGTTTTGACCTGAAAATTACTTTGCCGCTCTTATAGTTGACTGTGGATTGAAAAAAGAACTTTAACATCTGATCACAATACTTCAGTTAATTTACCTAGTGCTACACTGCTACTTTATCAAACAAAATTAGCTAAGTTTAGGTGATTTGGCCCCCTCTATCATTATATGACATGTTTTGGCCCCCTCTATATTCAGTTTCTGGCTCCGCCACTGCTACTTGCTATTATTTTTTATCCATATATCTAATCCAGGGCCGGCTTTAATTTTTCTTATATGTCTGGTAAGATAACCCAGTGAAGTCTAAATCCATAATTAATGCTAGAGAAAAACCATTATAAGTATATACAAATGCATATCTGTTTGGCTATAAAGTAGTTGCATGCTTTTACCATCCCGACCCAGCTTATAAATGGTTAATCCTTGGATTTTTTACATTGTCCAGCTAAAAGTCTACAGAAAGAAGCTAGCTATGAGGACTCCTGGTCATGCTAAGAAGGTAATTACAATGGAACAACTGCCTTTTGTTCATCAGATATTCTTATCCTGATGGTTAAGTTGCAGACTGGTGTCATTGGCCGTAAACAACTATAGGTCCTGCTCTAATTTTGTGACTGAGAACTTGTATGTCAGTATATGTTCTGAACTACATTAACATTTTTGCAGGTGAAAAATGTGACGAATGATGTAATTGATGGCAAGCGGGGCATGATCTACATTCCAGACCAGAAGGTTTGtgtctatttttttttgtaaatacctGTGAATTTTAAATTTAACCTATTGGTATACTAATCCGCTTCATACTTTTTTTACTGAAAGATTTCAAAATTGACCTTAACAAAAGACATAAAGGGTCTGAAGCGAGAGCGCCATGAAGCCAAGAAGAAAAAGGGGCATCAGAAGAAGCAAAAGGTCAATGCTGAGTGAATAACACAGTCATCATATAGTCTCGTGCATATTTTGTTTTCCAGCATCAACATCATTAATGCTTGTTCCAGAGTTATTGTAAGTCTGCATTGTGGTATTGAGTTAGCTGGTAGTTTTGTATCAATTTTAGATATACTAGACGATGCCCCGCGTGTTGCAGCGGGAACCTTGTTAAAAATGTATGGGTAAGTGGTAGAAGACCAAaattaaaacaaaaacaaatataaaactTTCTTACATGATTTAATTCCCTGGAAAAATAATAATGCATGAGGTGGTATGTTTTGCATTAAGAGATTAATGGAAAAAATAACTTATAActccatgcatgacttgatgatgtggcattgttgcATGGAGAGGAAAATTAGCTAGTTAGTTgtagctatttaagaatagaggatAATGGAGCTTACGGTGCTATATGTCATGGTTCATGTTCCTGGCTTTGGTCACCATAATATTGTCCATATTCTTTGGCTTCAGTCACGTATTGTTGTTCTTTATCATCTATCAAAATGAAGTTTCACTACGCTTGTTTCGGAGTTGATGTGACAAATCAGCTAAATAACATTTTGTATCAGTCTAAACGCTAACGAAGCTTGCTTCTACAGCTTAGTTTTTTTACTTTATGTGTCCTTCAATTAGATTTGTATTGGATACTGTGTTCCACATTTGCTGTGATAAATCGCCAATTCTATAACAGTTTATGCAATCAGTCAACGTTCCACTCAATACAGATTCCATTGTTGCCGGCCGCTAATGTTAACTCTTGTTTCAACATTTTATTTTCagctgaggaagaagaagaagcttgctTCCAAGAGTGCAAAATGAAGGCGAGTGAAAGCGACGACCCAAGTGACATGCACCAGCTGAACCAAATGTCTCCTTGGCGTGTTAATATCATAGAATTTAAGCTTGGTTCTGGCTACCTTGAAGTTACTGCTGGGTTTTAACACCTTAATCATCCCAGAAATCTTGGGAGTAGTTTCTGCCAAATGCAAGGTCTTGTGTATGGGTTTGGTAGTTTTGTAGCCAAAAAATTCTTTTATGAGTAGATTCTTATCTGAATATAGCAACCACTGCCTATCAAACAACAACCTTTGTAGAAAGGGGATTGAGGATGGGAGAGGATTGTGGACGAGAGCGAAAATTGGGGATTTTTACGCCAAAACAAACTTGATTACtaaccattgttgggcaattcgCCTGGTACAAACTCGGTGACTAGTGTCGGAATTTCAGTTCGAAACCAAGGATGATCAGCACAGCAGCTACAAGCCTACAACCTTGGCCATACAACCCTCGACCCCCTTGCTGTTTGAAATACTAGTCGGCAGCTACTTTTTACTTTCATCCGTCCATCTGTTTCAAAGACGACCACACAGATCATAACCTGATTCACCGCATTATCTTTCTTTTCCTGCTGTCGTAGTACACGACATTCGTGAAACAGGGCATGGGTAGCAGTAGCTTCTTTTACCTATCACAGTTCACAAAAGGGTAGACATGAGAAGATGAGATATATACCGTCGCCGTATGTCTGAAGCAGAATCAGCAAATTTTGGCAGACGTTGCTTTGCTCTGGATGTACACCTGACGAATTCTGTAATAAAAAGAAGGAAAAATATAGTACTGTAATTCATAAAACCGATTGTACTATAATGCCATGGGTGGTTACACTCACACACTCGCTCATCTAACTAGATACAGTAGAGCGGACTTTTGGCTGCTAGGCACATCATATCCTTATAGGGAATTTGGCCAGAAAAGTAATGCATGTAGAGAATGGATACGAGTGTGTGCGTGTAAATTTTGAAACTCAAAAGCTATCATTTGCGGCGTGTGTAGAAATCACGATATGGTCAAGGAACAGTTTGAGTTACCTGGGTTGCCCATTCCTTCTCCATGTGTTTTTAGGACTTAATTAGCCGAGAACATACATGTGTTCCCACGCTTTGTGGTGTTAATGGTGTGTGCTTGGATATATTACTCTTGATCATGTACAGACAACATCATGTCGGCACTGTTTATTTCTGTAGTTCCGTGTGAAATAAGATATATTCAgaattctatttgaagtttcttctatACCATGGATGCTGGAGCTTTCCTGTGGTCTGAAGCTTGCTATGGGTTATGGAACCTCATAGCATAAATAAATTTTTACAACCTAGCATTCATCTTGGCCCCCACGGACACTATAACTTGTGCATTCTAGGTTACTGATGGCGAAAAAAGTAACTTTGATGCTTGTTCCAGAGTAATTGTAAGTATGCACTACGGCATTGATTCAGCTAGGTAGTTTTGTATCAACTTTTAGATATAATGGAGCATACTGTGCTATATGTCATGGTTCATGTTTTTGGCATTGGTCTCATATTCATTGGCTTCAGTCACCTACTTGTAAGTCTTCATCATTGACCAAAATAAATAGTTCCTTTGTGCTTGTTTTAGAGTTGATGTTACAAGTCAGCTAATAACTAACATTTTGTATCTTTATGTTTCCTTTAATTAGATTTGTGTTGTGTACCGTGTTCCATATCTGCTGTGATAACCATCGATCTTCCAATTCTATAACTGTTTGTTCAGTTAGTCAATATCCCACTTGGTACAGATTTTCATTGCTGCCACCTGCTAACATTAATTCCGTTTCAACATTTTATTTTcagctgaggaggaagaagaagctcgCTCCCCAAGAGTGCAAAACGAAGGCGGGTGAAACCGAGGACCCAAGTCACAGATACCAACTGAATCAACTGTCTCATTAGCATGTTAATATCATACTCCCACCGTCTGGAAATATTTGTCGAAGAAATGAACaaagatgaatgtatctagaactaaaatatgtATAGATAGATCCATTTCTTCAACAAGTATTttcggatggagggagtagaattTACGCTTTGCAATGGCTACCTTGAAGTTCCTGCTGGGTTTTTGTTATGTGGGAGCAGGAACAGGGAGGGTCCCAAATCTGCTTAGGGATAGGTTTTATCTTCAGTTCGCTTGCATATCAAGTTAGTTAATTATTTCCATAGATAAAGATTGTGCTAGTTGGAAAGTTAAGTTGAGATTGTATCAGCCGGCGCTATATATAAAGGGACCtaggaaaataaaaaagaaaatacttTTAATTAGTTCTCCTTTTTTGGAATTTTCGGGCTAGTACGTGGAGATCACAGAATCAATAAAGAAGATAAGATCCACCCTAACCTCTTTGGGCCCACGGCACACAGGGATCTGTACAGCTAAGCTCTCGGGAGCCTGAGCCGTGACAGTTTAAACACATTAATATTTTAGTCTTGCGTGTACTATGGGTTGGTTGATGGTGATGCATGACCGTGCACGAAACatgccgtgcgttgcaacgggagagaaaaaaatctccgtcGTCAAGGTGTTTAAGGATTATCGAGGGCAATCTTCCTCGTTTTGTTTTTATATAAGACAGCCAAGCTAGGCGACAAAAGGAAGAGCAGAGTCATATATAGGTGGCGAACGGGTGTGCCCTTGCTTTGTTGCTGCATGCTAACAGCTGAAAGTTGCTCTGGCTGTAGGCTATTCGGGCGTCGCAAGACATGCAAGACGTTTCTGCAAAGTGGGGCATGGCCGTCTACACGTTGGGGCGCTCTACCTCTGATGGCGCGTCCCACACATGCATAGCAACGCTCCTTGAGGACGTGACGACGGCGATGGCGTCAAGCAGGGCGGCGTCCCTCCCGACGCGGCCGGGTCTCGTGTCTGCTCTATGCTAACGACATGGGCGCCTCGACGGTGATGACAAAGGGGCACTTTGCGACCTGACTGATAGCTAGCTTTTGACCTTATCTATATGCGTTGGCACGGATCAAAGCAAGGGCGTCCCTGGAAGCTCACGCATGCAAGCCCAAGTGGGGATTAATATGATTTCTGATGTTCCGTGTTTCTCTACTTGTTGCAAACAAAATCGATGGGACACCGACGTGCACCACTGCCATCTCCTTCATGGCTCCAAGCCCTGCCTTCAAGATGCGAAGGAGGCCTCGTGACGGAGAGCTGGCTCGGGAGTCATCGTCGTTCGTGGCAGCGTGTCTTGGAGCTTGCGGCAAGTTTCCTAGAAAGATCTTCAATCCCATCTTAATTCATCTCAAGTTGTTGGGCAGAGCTGGTTCCTCCATCTCAATCCGACCGTTATCGTTAAACCTAATTCATCGTTTCTTTCTCTCGATGCAACGAGCTGACCAGCGACGGAAAACACATATATTGACACATGATTAGGCTCGGACTCTGCTTGATGCACGTGCACAACGGACGAAACCAGAATTTTAGAATGACGGACGAAACATGATTAGACTCAGCTATTTTAACCGCGGGTTCATTGGCTAAAAACTCAACGGGTTTTATGTAAAATTacatgacggactaagaatacaTATTTTTCTTTTAATAGTAGGTATATAGACTAGTTGGAAGTTtctgatgtactccctccgtttttaaatataagttttttagagatttcattagaagttacatatgaagcaaaatg
This window encodes:
- the LOC123429358 gene encoding ribosome production factor 2 homolog, producing the protein MRTPGHAKKVKNVTNDVIDGKRGMIYIPDQKISKLTLTKDIKGLKRERHEAKKKKGHQKKQKLRKKKKLASKSAK